One Drosophila teissieri strain GT53w chromosome X, Prin_Dtei_1.1, whole genome shotgun sequence genomic window, TCAATATAACAATACgcaaatgtataaatatttatacatatatacaaataagtatAGCTACGGCAATTATTCTGCCAGAAAGAAGGCAACCAATTGTATCCgtggaataaataaatcaaaaacataTTGGCAACATATCCTACGAACGTGTGTAACAATTAAggctgaaaataaaatcgatttatttatttatttagtggCCAATCGCATGTAAAATGCATATGGGGCTATGCGTCTGGATTTGTGTGttccatttattatttactcgCTTCCCTGCATTTCATTCCTCGGCACTTTAGTCCTGTTtgcacaccacccacacctAATTAATGCGAGTCCCATCACAGGTTTTCCACAGACGATAAAGTGTATAAAAAGGGGGtgaaaaacaggaaaactgGACATGGGGGGACAGGCAGACGATTATTGTTGGCGAAGGTAACTATTGAATGGTTCGGAAAAGTGAGGAAGAACTAAAAGGGTATGTCCATGATTAAGCGGCGGAATGGGAAGTAAATTGgttgaaaaatgtatacaaaaggGCAGCCAATTTAGAAGCGCTTTGTCAATAGTAGTTTTACTAATTGGTGCAGCATTGTAACTAATTTTGGTGCTTTGATTGCTAGTTTTGTACATGCCAAAAAGATGGCTTTTAATAATTGTAGACAGCATTTATATGGCCTAGGtaattctttaaaattttaaaaccaaGAAAGTAAAATTCCATTTATGTCGCATGGACTGACTAACGAGCGAAGTCATCAAGTGCTTTCAGCTAAATCCACGTCCACGAAATCAAATCAGTTTGTATGTTTTTCCATCCATTTTCGTTGCTGTGCTCAATTAGTTTTGTTAAAGCTTTCAATTTACACACAATTTTGACTGGCAAAATGGGGGAGGCGTGGAAATTcgtggggcgtggcagtctGGGAGGTGGAAAGCTGCTGTCGTGGCAAGTCGCCAACATCTTGCAAAGCCTGTATGTTCGTCTGTACAAcataattaagtttaattgaCAACCGCTGACTGTTTGATTGgcttctcttgtttttttttttgttctttttgctCTCTCgctcgttttttgtttttttgttggtgttATTGCtctttattgtttgttgttttattttcattattgcCGTACTTCTCCTTGACTGAGTGACTGCTTCCATTTGTGCCACTTGGCCAGGCTCGACAATGACTACGACTTTATTCCCCGCCACTCAACTCAACACAACACAACTCAACTCGACCGCCCTCATTATGTACATTATTTTCGCCCAACATCCaccatacatatattcatcaTATTAAGTACAATATGCAATTGTTGCTGTGGTCACACGGGGCGTATACTCAATGTGCGCCACTGAATGGAAATGATCAGTGGAGCAACGAAGGATGGCGAAGAAGGTTGCAAAACGGCGGGGAAGGAGACAGCACTCAATAAATCATTCGGAATGAGCTTTGCTGCACACGTTAATCACACAGACAGCACCGGGAAAATACAGTCCGGATCAGGTTAGTAAGTTCCAGTGCCTCATGTTAGTtgaagtaaattaaataaatgtgttttaCACATttagatatataatatatatatatatatatattttgatttacacatttttaaatcaaataaaacataaagtaTCAATACTGCACAACACTGTGCctccaaatatttgcaattagTAAAAAGTTTAGCAGAGTATTTTGTCTTTCCTCTCTGCAAAGTTTGAATCGTTGCGGTCGaggtttaaattttaaaccaAGCATTTCCCCTTGCCAAATCTCGCCATTGTgtttaatcaattaaaatggatAATCCGCCGATTCCTAATGGGAATCCACTAGATTTGGTGCTCGATATGCGGCAAGGCATCGCCTCCCAGCCCCCCCATTTCCACAAGCGTTTTCCCAGGGGAGCCAACACGATTTTCCGAGGCGAGGCCATGTCTTCTGATGAATCAAGCGAACTCGTTGCGCTGACAGACGGAACATTGTTGAATGTGGCGAGCGCGGAGCCGAGCAGAAAACTTTGAAATGGATTAAATGACAGAGTGGGTGGCAAGTGGGGGTGGTGACTTGGGCCAAGCCCACAGTTCAATGgacgattttcattttgcttgCGGTAGACAAAAGTTTCTCCTCTATCAAAGTTGCGGCTTGAGGGCATTTGGTGGCGGGAATAAGCCGGGGGCTATCGGAGGTAGTTATAGCACCGACTTGCTATACATTACCGCTAACGAGAAATATCAACTGTTAAATTGCAGAAAATGGCACAAAGCGATGAAGAAGTACAAGGAATTGGAAACAGGATACAAAAGTACTCGAGTAAGCGAAATTGAAATCATTGGAATGAACGGTTTAATGATAGGAATCTATATCATTTCAGCAATATAATGGGTATAAAATCTGGAACAACTGCTAATTACATGTGTGTTTTGAAAGTTAAAAAGAACCCAAGATGGTGTAAAATCGTCCGTGTTCTAGTCTTAAAGTCTTTCGCAGAAAGCCATATGCCTCGCATTTTACGAGCGTAATGAGTATATAAAAACTTGTCTACAAGTTTCGTGTGGATTTTCATTAGCAACGGCAAtggccaaaaacgaaacaaatgaTATAGAAATGAAAACGGACGGACTGCTGGCTCTGTTGTTCAAATCAACCTGTTGCCACACAAAAGTAATCGAAGTTCATTCTTTACTTTTGCTGCGGGTCACGAATAAATTCAGGCATTTAAGGTGCTCACGCGATttggcaacaataacaaaaggaGACTAAGGcacagaaagcaaaaaaaaagaagaaaaaaaacaacattcaGACCATGGGGCGTATGCGTGttacagaaataaaaatggctgcttcacacacatacaaacacacccacacacactcacacacttggtacacatacatacacatgtgtgtgcgagtgtacAGGCGTGTGTTTGCCATAGCTTCATTATGATGGCGTCGTTAGGTCTATTAAATTTCCCTTTGTCGCATTGCCCGACGTCTTTCATATTGTTCTCCATAATTTTAGTTACGTATTAAAACCGACGGATCCGGGTCCTTGAACTTCACACAAGTCGGATTTAACTGCGGCTTCAACAGCGACCGTTTATCTATATTAAGAGGGTATTTTCGGAAACGGAATTTTCCATTGTCAATTAGCAGTGAAGGAATTAGGCATACTTTCGGTATATAGGTAAACTATTTCTTATACTTTAAAGACTCCTTTAGACTGagtttttaaatgaaagctctcttgcaaaatgttttgttttcttgattATGgaatcttttgtttttttccttgaCTTGGGAATCATGCAAAAAGATTCAAAACAATACACAACAGGCATGTAAAATCGCCCAGAAAGCCGAATAAAACCATACTTCACTTGCAATCcgaatttgaaaacaaaacttaaagTCATCCAAgcgaaaatgcaaaagttggCCATTATAAATGAAACCGAAAGGTGAAATTGCAATTTCAAAGAAAACTGCAGATAAGTTGGCATAAACAATAGAAGGCCATACATGTTCGCAGTACGATTGGCAGTGAgaaaactttgtttttccgAAAACATTTCTCGAAAACATTAGACGCGCAAAGATCTCCTTCGAGGTGCCAGGCACATTGGCCAGTGTcctgttttggtttggtttgttttggtttttttgtatgtCCTTGCGGCATCTCCTGCTTAACGGCTTATGTGCAAAGTCGCTAAAAACTTGAAAACTCGCGGCAATGCCATCTAAAATTAATGCGGCATGACCTTTTCAGCAAGCCAAACAAGTTGTACCATAAACTTTTCGGCCATAAGGAGTGAATGAGAAAAACCGTGGAAAGTGCGGTGAGATTTCGGGGGGAGAAAGTGTTGTTGGCCAAGGGAAATGCGGCACTACCTGAACTTCGACCCAATGATATGAGGGACCATGCCGGTCGTGGCCATTTAATGTGCGCATAATTGGCTTGTTGCATATTTTATCGCTTAATTGCCGCACATCGGCTGCGGAGATAGTCGCCATCATTCACCACCCACTCGAGCCAGCCACCCATTTCACAGCGAGTTAATTATGCCACAGGTGCACTGAGAACAAAATTGTTTGTCTTTTTAGCGCATAATAGTTCTCATAGATCGCTGAGCCcttttaaacaatattttgtctgatttatgctaatttctcCTAAAGGTGCAGTGCAATGAAGAAAAATGTCCTTGGatttaacaaaaaactaataataataattaaagcaTAGAAACATTCAAaaaattttaggtttttttaaatgtatttaatgggtttttccaaataatttgtattacctctcaaaaatttcaaaaataatataataatattcaagTGTTTGTATGAAAAGAAACAGCTAAGTGCTTGCAAAACGCAAGTAAGCAAAAGGCTCTctatgtgtgtttttttttcagtgcaatatttaatcaaaatgtTCTTGTTCTTGCGGCTTTGCTCGAGCTAAAAGTTGCGTTTGCCTTCTGCCAACGGATTAATCGACTTTGACGTGTGTCTTCTAAGCATTTTCCAACTCAAGGCCTCGCAGTTagtttgcaattaaataaatcatcAACATGAAGGTGGAAAATAAATGGGACGAGCATGGGTAAATACGAGCAAAAGGCCAACCATAAACCACACACTAAATGACAACTGAGAACGAAACAATGAAAGTACAAAAGGTCTATTGCCTATACAATCCAAAAGTTTTGAGTTCAAATCCTAGACTGGAAACAGTACTGATGGTGGCGATGTCGTGGCATGTCTATGGCATAAGGTCTACCTCCCATTCCTTctcctccaactcctcctcctccaactCCGCCTCCTCCAGCTGGCCTTCCGTTCGATCGATGTTGCCTGGCCATCCTGGCTATCCGATTACTGGGATCGAAGTGCTGCTTCCTCATTTCAGCCCTATCTGCCTGATAGTTTCGATGGCGTCCCTGCGATAGCGTCTCCCCCCTAATCAAGGGTCGATGGTTTTCCAATGTTTGGCGCTCACCCGCCAATCGTGTCTTGATCCTCAGCATCAGGCAGCATTCCGATCGAGTCCTTTGAGCCATCAGCTCGCCGAAATGATGAATGGCGTTCAGGGTCAGCGACTCGATGCCCAAGTAATGGGCTGCCAGGATGAGCTCCACCAGCTGGTACAGTTCGCTGCCCAACAAACGCTCCTCCCAGGAGCAAAGAAGTAATGAAGAGTGCTTCATTCCGTTTGATTTCTTTACGCATTGATCGCCCTTGTCATTGTCACCTGCTGTACACCTTCTATTTCCATTGCTTTCCTTTACATCATCGAAATTTTGCATCGCATTTTCACGAACTAGAATTTCATCTGCACTGCCTAAATAACTGCTTTCACCTTCACAAGTTTCGATCCCCGTGCTATTCTCGTTGCCAATTTCGGTATTTTGTTCACTAATTACAGAATAATCTTGACTAATCCCATTTACATTTGTTAACTCAACACTTGCATCTTTCTTGACACTTTCTTTTAAACTTTgcctatttttgttttcagtgttttcgttttttggatttaattgaataatcCCCTTACTAATGATTcttttttcgccattttctACATTATCATTCGGGATTGtgcagttttcggttttctcaTTTTCGCATCGTTTGTATCCATTACATATCATATCTGTGGCACACTCTACCTTATAATTTTCTTGACTCTGCTCATTGTTTTCGAAACTTATTTTGGTGTCGCTTGTTTGAGAGCAGGTTGTACCTGCATTTTTGTCTAAGCTTTCATCATTTTGATTGGTGTTTTCATAGCTTTCACGGCTGTTCTCGGTATCTTCATTTCTGAGCGGTGTGTAGTCATTTCCTATTTGAGATTTCACACTTGCTGACTTGTTGAGTGTTTTCGTGCAATTATGTTTGATTTTTTCGCCGTGGATCTGACATATGGAATTTACCATGCTTTGAGAATTATCTTGAGGGTTCTGATTGAGTTGACAACTGTTCTCGCTTTTCGTACTTCCGTTTCCTTCTCGGTTGGCGCAAATACTCAGCTCCTCAACTGTAGGTGGCGCCAGCGCACTGTTCTCAGTTCCGTTGCCGCTTAGAGTCTTCTGATGCATCCACATGATGACGCGTAGCAGGGTCACCGATCGAATGTAGCGCAACTCAATGGGCTGCTCCTCCACTTCCAATTGCCTCATCCCCTCCGAATGACAGTACATCAGGGGGCTGGGCACGTTGATTAGGCGATGATCGCTGCACAAGAAGCGCATTTGTTTCATATCCGGTTGCCTTTTGCCGGCCACCAGTTCGAGCAGGCTCTTTGCGGACGTCAGATTGTCCGCGGATGGATGATCCCC contains:
- the LOC122625011 gene encoding uncharacterized protein LOC122625011, with product MSSSFKSRIPERVRHSLTVLDGPHSRSVARPNRCSMNRSHLPLPISSTLSALVKQTQTQTQTQTPPKVVGKKAEPETEAEAVIRSLVRRSRPPAVRGNRTSFRRIQLAHSSPVASAALLMKSTSTYCNANSRLQKPIKVASPAAPEKDGDGDHPSADNLTSAKSLLELVAGKRQPDMKQMRFLCSDHRLINVPSPLMYCHSEGMRQLEVEEQPIELRYIRSVTLLRVIMWMHQKTLSGNGTENSALAPPTVEELSICANREGNGSTKSENSCQLNQNPQDNSQSMVNSICQIHGEKIKHNCTKTLNKSASVKSQIGNDYTPLRNEDTENSRESYENTNQNDESLDKNAGTTCSQTSDTKISFENNEQSQENYKVECATDMICNGYKRCENEKTENCTIPNDNVENGEKRIISKGIIQLNPKNENTENKNRQSLKESVKKDASVELTNVNGISQDYSVISEQNTEIGNENSTGIETCEGESSYLGSADEILVRENAMQNFDDVKESNGNRRCTAGDNDKGDQCVKKSNGMKHSSLLLCSWEERLLGSELYQLVELILAAHYLGIESLTLNAIHHFGELMAQRTRSECCLMLRIKTRLAGERQTLENHRPLIRGETLSQGRHRNYQADRAEMRKQHFDPSNRIARMARQHRSNGRPAGGGGVGGGGVGGEGMGGRPYAIDMPRHRHHQYCFQSRI